The DNA window TTTGTTCATCATTGGAGGGGTCTGTAGACTGCACCGATCACCAGAATGGAAACCTTTGCATCTCGGACCCCATCTACAGACTCTTACATTCACTTACAGCCGCCATTACTGTGAATGGCAGAGTCTTCACTGCGtcacttcaaatctcagggacaccTCACCAAATGTTTAACTGTGAGACTTTGCTAAAATTATGTCGTCCTGCATATACCACAAGGGGGCGCTCGCTGAATTGTCTCTGTAGCCTCCATAGAATTCTATAAGCTGCTGTCAGTGAGCGCCTCCTAGTGGCGGAGGCAGACAGAAGTTTATTACTTGCCTCTTGTTTGAAGGAGCAGAGAATTTGTGGCTGTGTCAGAAGCGGAGCTCAAGCTGTACAAATTACTTGTTATGATATTAACCGGTATAGAATTTTGTAcccaccgtatttttcggtttataagacgcaccccaaatttagggaaAAAAAGGGTTTTATTTTATAATCTGGTAGTGTCTTACCGGAGCAGAATCacgggaggcaggggcggtggtggagcagggtcacaggaggcaggggcggtggtggagcagggtcacaggaggcaggggcggtggtggagcagggtcacaggaggcaggggcggtggtggagcagggtcacaggaggcaggggcggtggtgtcgGCTGTGCTGGGGCGATTGTGCTTGGGTGGATGATCTGGGGCTGATGCAGCTGGGCTGGGGCGGTGGCTATATTAGGGTTGCAAGCGCTGAAGGCTTCAAAGAAATGCCACCCAGAGTCGGAGCATACGCAGATTGAGCtcatggctcaatgacaagccatgaTCTCATCTTCACACGCgcgcgccacctccgggcaccattttccttaagttcgctGTTGGaaaatcaatgggccggaggtggcgcgtgtgcagatgagatcttgagccgaaagTCTGTGCATGCACCGACTCTGAGTGCCATTATTTAAAGCCCTCACTGCCTGCAGCCCCACGCAGCTGCTGCCGCAGACCCAGCCGCCGCAGACCCAGCCTAGCCGCCGCATCCCCCCTGCTTAGGCgctgcagcatcgcccctgcccAGCCGCTGCAGCATCGTCCCTGCCCAGCCgctgcagcatcgcccctgcccagccgctgcagcatcgcccctgcccagctgctgcagcatcgcccctgcccAGCCGCTGAAGCATCGCCCCTGCCCAGCCgctgcagcatcgcccctgcccagccgctgcagcatcgcccctgcctcttGCTACTCCTCTCCATTGCtctccggtaagctatattcagattataagatgcacctctcactttcctcccaaatttttaggaggaaaagtgcatcttataatccaaaaaatacagcacTTATATAAATGTAAAAATGTACCTATTTTTTTTTATCTAAGACTTACATTTTCTAACAGAGTCCTCAAAGCCAGTAATACCGTCAAGAAGATCGAGATTCTCGTCCAGCGCTTGCTGCGGAGAAAGAAACAAAGAACCATCAGAGAAGAGAGGAACCAAAGACAGTAACATCAGACTTCTAAGAAGACGACCCCTACCCAAAATGCCTGGAAGTGGCAGGTCTCCAGCAGATCCCCCAGATACAGGATTTGTCGGATCGGACGCTCTTCTTGCTGAGTCCACATATTAAAGAAAAgttcaaaacggcaaaaaaaaaatatgtctcaCTGTATCCTGACATTGCCACAACTCAATCTATCCACAAGAGATTTGGTAGGTTGCTGATCGCATGGAGGGTCCTACTGATCACAAGATCGAGGGGGGGGGTCCTACTGATCACAAGATCAAGTGGGGGGGGCCTACTGATCACAAGATCAAGTGGGGGGGGCCTACTGATCACAAGATCGAGGGGGGGGGTCCTACTGATCACAAGATCGAGGGGGGGGTCCTACTGATCACAAGATCGAGGGGGGGGTCCTACTGATCACAAGATCGAGGGGGGGGTCCTACTGATCACAAGATCGAGGGGGGGGTCCTACTGATCACAAGATCGAGGGGGGGGGGGTCCTACTGATCACAAGATCGAGGGGGGGGTCCTACTGATCACAAGATCGAGGGGGGGTCCTACTGATCACAAGATCGAGGGGGGGGCTCCTACTGATCACAAGATCGAGAGGGGGGGTCCTACTGATCACAAGATCGAGAGGGGGGGGTCCTACTGATCACAAGATCGAGAGGGGGGGGTCCTACTGATCACAAGATCGAGAGGGGGGGGTCCTACTGATCACAAGATCGAGAGGGGGGGGTCCTACTGATCACAAGATCAAGGGGGGGGTCCTACTGATCACAAGATTGAGGGGGGGGTCCTACTGATCACAAGATCGAGGGGGGGGTCCTACTGATCACAAGATCGGGGGGGGTCCTACTGATCACAAGATGGAGGGGGTCCTACTGATCACAAGATCGAGGGGGTCCTACTGATCACAAGATCGAGGGGGTCCTGCGTCACCTggttgaatggagctgtggtcacgcaCCACTCCGATCAATATGTACGGGGCCGAGAGCAAAAGACAATTACAGAGCTCAATAATGACTGACGTGGCAGCGCTTCATGCAGCTGTGCGCCGTGTTCCCATGATCGGTTTAACATGATTATTGCCTAGCCAGTAAATGGCAGACAGGACCACCGCGCAGATTTTCCCCTTTGTAGCATAAAGACCGAGTGGTGCATTAAAGGAGCAGGCCGGGCTGGACCTGATGGTGCAGAGTCCTTGCTTCATGTACAGGCCCCGCACTGGGTGTAACACGATGTAACTGCTTTGCCAGACAGAAGCGCTGATCGGTCGGTGAATTAAGACTCTAGATAACAAAGGGAATACAGCAGGACAATGGCCACTTCTGGTAAAACACTGTATGAATACCTGAATTTAATGCCCTGTTTCCTGCACATTTCTAAAATTTAATTACAAaatcgtcccccccccccctttttatgttGTGGTTGAGCACACACCCCTGTACTCCGTGCAGAAAGGATACGTGCGTCTGGTCGATCATGCACTTGCACAGGGTGAAGTCTGTGTGCGGGAGGTTGGTCAGGGCTTTGAGCAGGATCTGAGCGGTGACTGTGGTCTGGAAGAACGCTGGATTAAACTGATAGCTGCAAATACAAAAACATAGAGATTAGACCATTATAAGTAAGATAACCGGACAATACAgcaatgatgaggaggaggaggggaggcagTCTGCGGAGCATCCATTATGCATGAGCTCAGATCCAGTTCACTTCAATGAGGGCTGTGCTGCAAtacctgagaacggccactacaaggCGTACGGAGCTATCCTGTTCTATACACTGTTCTTCCAGATGAGCAACCAGATTTGTGGGATGTCATCTGTCAAGATCCCCCCAATCTGATATTGTTGGCTAATcttaaagcgaatctgtcaccaggtttttgctcccccatctgagagcagcacaatgtggagacagagaccctgattccagcgatgtgtcacttactgagctgtttgctgtcgttttgataaaatcaatgttttctctgctgcagatctagcaattatacagagctcatgaatatgctggactacctgcagcacgccaagtagtcctgtaatgataatctcctgctgattaaacagtgattttatcaaaagtacatTAAGCAGCTCAGTGagtggcacatcactggaatcaggctctctgcccctacattatgctgctctcagattagggggcaaaagcctgattccctttaaaggggttgtccactacttggacatccCCTTCTCATTCTCATGTTTTCCCCCATTAAAATAGAAAAGCCTATACTGAGACCAGAAACACAAGTGTCAGCACCAGAGGTAggtataagctttttttattttaacaggttcaaacatggggaatgagtagtggaaaacccctttaaggaaaaaCTCTTTGTACTGTCTAACAGAATATGTTTTTGTATcgcttttaacaaaaaaaaaaaaaatgtgtttacagaTATATTCGTATTCACATAGAATCCATATGACGTTTGTGCACTTCTCCATTTTCAACCTTTGTTTTTACTGGATGCAACGAACGTAATCTACTACGCGGTTTCATCCATTAAAACAGattaaaaatgtactttttttctTAAATATCATAGCAGTCTATAGCAAATAGATGCAAACGTATTAATGAACATGAGCGCTTGGCACATCCCTtgcaagtaatttaaaaaaaaaaaaaatggagccagtaacaaagaaataaaaaattggTACAACGCAACGCATGTGTTAAAATGAACGTATATATCAGCTTTAAAATGCATCCGTTTGCTTTAgtttcacaataaaaaaaaaataataataataataaaaaaaaaaataacgtgatgTGAAATAGGCCGAATGCGAAATAATTGAATACGAGAACAACTTCTTCCATTGACAGATTGACAGGATCCGCTCACAGGagtgagaaggaaaaaaaaaaaggcaattttTCATTTCAATTATCATCCATGTGGAATCTGCTATAGTACATCAGTAATTATTCATCAATACAGTTTccttcatttaaagggaatctgtcaccaggtttttgcctcctaatctgagagcagcataatgtaggggcagagaccctgattccagcgacgtgtcacttactgggctgcttagtgtagcttttataaaatcactgtttaatcagtagtagcttatcattacaggactacttggccttgctgcaggtagtccagcatattcatgagctctgtataactgctagatctgcagctgagaaaacagtgattttatcaaaatgacaacagacagctcagtaagtgacacatcgctggaatccggttccctgtctctacattatgctgctctcagatggagaagcaaaaacctggtgacagattccctttaagaattccAATTTATCAGTAACAATCAGGTGCGGCTATACAATTGATCCGGATGGGATATGATTTTTATTTGCGCCCATAGACAATGACAGTCTCATCTGACTTCTAGACAAAGCAGGGGAGGCTGCAATATTTTTTACTTTGCCGATTCAGTccgtgagagaaaaaaaaacaaaacactcatCTGTGCTGCCCCATAACAATGGTCCTACAGCGCTCACATGGACAGAACTCAGGCCGGACATACGTCTGTGTGAATGTGGCCGCTCAGGCCGGACATACGTCTGTGTGAATGTGGCCGTAGCAGTGATTAGCACAGAGGACACTCACAGTTTCAGTACGGCCAGGTTCGCCTCCAGGTCGTAGGCATTCTCCTTCGCCTGCGTCTCCACGTAGCGCTCTAAAGTGGACAAATTCTCAGGATTGTACCtttatggaaaaaataaaaatacaacaaaATAAGCTTCATGTCATTACAGTAATTTGTTCCTTTTTGCCAGGAGGAGCTACAGGAGGTACAGAAAAGTCCATCTGAATATTCCTATGCTGAAATAAGTAACAGAACATAAACTGTTAACCCTTGAAGGTCCCGTGTAATCATGGGGACCTCTTGATCGCTAAACGAGGCGGTTCTTGCGGAGCCAGAATGAGGAATTGCTGCTCCCTTGTCTCCTAAAAGGGCTGAAGACCCCTGATCTAGTGGTCGGTGGAGTCCCCGGCAAGGATGCCACTGGAAGACATGTCGGACCTCCCCTTTGTCACTTTATTTCCAGCTCCTCTCCACTCCGCAGTGCACAGTGATAAAACTGTCTTCAGCGCCTCTTTGTGACTGTCCAGGACCCTGCGGACTTTATTTCTATTTCCTAGTGACGATCTCCTCCATCATTATTACGTTATGTAACAAGAAGATCGTCAACTTTCCATAACACTTTGTTTTTCATTATCTCCCCATGTTCAGGACCTCTGCTTACATTCAGTGAATGGGAACACTACGTATTTCCATTCACTCACAGCAAGGAATTTAATCACCAGGTGCCATTAGTCAGTAGTAACTAATATACGGTGGTAGGAggctggcagataacagagagtaatagtatCTAGCATCACGAGGTGAACAGGTTCACCACCAGCCCCGCACCCCTCCCCCGGTAATCACCTGTCGATTCCCCGTAGTAATTTGCCCACATTTGCTCTCATCTGCTCAAACGAGGCCATGTTGCTTTTagagaggagggggaggaaaagaaagaccGGAAGCGGAACCGCATTCTCACTTCCTGTTTCTGCCCGGCGCTATTAGCTTGTAACGCTTCCGCCCTCACTTTAGTCGCGTGAGGTGAAGCGCGCAATGGCAGTGTTGCGCATGCGCTGGGTTCACGCCTAGTGTCCATTTAGGAAGGGTGGCGCAGTGCGGGTTTTGCGCATGCGCTCTGTCCTCtcctttttatttttataatgccCCTAGGGTGGAGGAGGAGGTGTCGGGCTGAAGTCGTCTCATGCTCCTCCCTCATACTACTAGCAATATAAGTAGTGAATGAGGAGCTTTCTAGGTCCCTAAAAAGTCCCCCCTTGGTGCAGTACCCAGCATTAAACTTTGgaactgcaattttttttatttcaatcccATTTTTAGTTAAAGCCATACCTTTGTAAATGTTCCATCCATTTAATCCTATGGGAGCTTGATTTTTTTCAGAGTGAATTTTAGAAACCCATTAATTTTGGGGTACACATAGGTATTAAAAAACCTAAAGGGGCGCTCGCATCTTTGTACCTGGCAAAAACTGTGAAGTGCTTGTGAAAAAACAAAACAAGCAACTTATCATTCTGGgctgctcagtggttagcgctttagtcttgtggtggctcagtggttagcactgtagccttgtggtggctcagtggttagcgcttcagtcttgtggtggctcagtggttagtgctgcattcttgtggtggctcagtggttagcactgcagtcttgtggttgctcagtagttagcactgcagtcttgtggtggctcagtggttagcacttcagtcttgtggtggctcagtggttagcgctttagtcttgtggtggcttagtggttagcgctgcattcttgtggtggctcagtggttagcactgcagtattgtggtggctcagtggttagcactgcagtcttgtggtggatcagtggttagcacttcagtcttgtggtggctcagtggttagcactgcagtcttgtggtggctcagcagttagcactgcagtcttgcagcgctggggtcctgggttcaaatcccaccaaggacaacatctgcaaggagtttgtatgttctccccgtgtttgcgtgggtttcctccgggttctccggtttcctcccacactccaaagacatacagatagggaacatagattgtgagccccgatggggacagtgttgccaatgtatgtaaagccctgtggaattaatatcgctatataaatgaatacatatatTATTATTCTATGCACATGACAGCGTCTATACATACATGATacaggactagtgatgagtgaccccGAGGTTCAGAGTTTGTACtgaaaacacagactttacacacaaaacaaaaaaaagcatctCGGGTTCGGAGGGAGCTTTACATATGCTGACTActcacgtgagcatcgctgtgctcgggtacactcagtgctcggcccattgcgagccacttgtagtgtttaaacggctcgcactggggagaacaacgttatcagatgtagtgtgcacaaaatgaaaataaaatggaaaaattcTGCTCCTGGAAGTAAGCTGtatatggctgcatgtgggcagagacccaaacgtcccaattagtgacttccattggggtttaggtcaagtccatgtcccaaaccaaacttttttttagaAGTCCGGGTGAATTCGTCAAactaaacttccacgggtccgctcatatctactgatcagtactggtaactagtgatgagtgggcactaccatgcttggggactcggtactggtaactagtgatgagcgggcactaccatgctcgggtgctcggtactcgtaactagtgatgagcgggcactaccatgctcgggtgctcagtactcgtaactagtgatgagcaggcactaccatgctcgggtgctgagtactcgtaactagtgatgagagggcactaccatgcttgggtgcttggtactcgtaactagtgatgagcgggcactaccatgcttgaggacccggtactggtaactagtgatgagcgggcactaccatgctcggatgcttagtactcgtaactagtgatgagcgggcactaccatgctcgggtgcttagtactagtaactagtgatgagtgggcactaccatgctcaggtgttcagtactcgtaactagtgatgagtgggcactaccatgctcgggtgctttgtactcgtaactagtgatgagcgggcactaccatgctcgggtgctcagtactagtaactagtgatgagtggacactaccatgctcaggtgctcagtactcgtaactagtgatgagtgggcactaccatgctcaggtgctctgtactcgtaactagtcatgagtgggcactaccatgctcaggtgctcagtactcgtaactagtcatgagcgggcactaccatgctcaggtgctcagtactcgtaactagtgatgagcgggcactaccatgctcaggtgctcggtactcgtaactagtgatgagcgggcactaccatgctcgggtgctcggtactcgtaactagtgatgagcgggcactaccatgcaataCCATCAACAacaacaaaaatacaaaaaaatacaaaatattaatATATTCATGTACAATGTTTACCATGGTGGAAAATGTAACTTTGTTAGATTATAGAATGTTTTGGTGACCctaagggctgtttcacacatccgttttttcgccggattagCGGatacggcgcactccagtacagtgtgatacagtacaatggcagcgcggcaacttccgggtcacatgctccggtcacatgacagcatgtgactggagcttgtcgtgctgccattgtactgtatcacactgtactggagtgtgacggatccgccaatccggcgaaaaaacggatgtgtgaaacggccctaatgtGTACTTTAATATTTTTACAAAAGCAATTTATAAAGGCAAAACAAAAATGTGTTTTTCAATCTTTATCTTCAATACAGAAGCCTTGGAGGGCCTAAAAAAAACATCTGTATATTGCAAACGAGGGGGGAAATTGCGCTGATAAAGGGTGGGTATAAGAGGGTGCACCATCCTTCTATTTAACCACTTAGGTGCAGTAGTCATTACTCAGCTAGGATcagagtaaggcctctttcacacgcccgtaGACATCATACGTTTTTCACAGACGCGTTTAAGGTGCATATGGCCctttgtgtgccgtgattttggcacgtgTGTTATCCTTATGCTGTCTATAATAGCGCAGAGATCTGGAAATTTTTGCTCACTTGTTCCAGATGCTGCTATCCgccgtgctgatgtctccggcgctgctgcttccaggtccccggtgcagtgaatatgcatgagcataatgagcaggcccgaaAGCAAGTGATAGcagggctgcagacaggtgagtacagaaaataattttatttcaaagacatgttttCTCTCCGGtaagtgtcacacggatcacatcactgtatggtccatgtgacatcagtgcttccGGAGAATAACGGACTGGTCTCCgtgtggaacacatggacacgcgtgtgctccatatggacacatggtccttgtgaaacaattgtgtgtgcagacccattgattttaatgggtatgtcCAGGATTCTGGTTGGTATGAAAACTgcgtcatatgtaccggaatcacttacgtgtgaagggggcctaaggttaGATTCCAAGATAACATAGTTCATGCTCAGATCACAATAGTGGGCTCAACCTGCGGCTTTCCTTATTCATCTTTGAGGTGGTTAGTAGACTCGCGGGACAGGCCGGGTATGGCGATCTGAGCATGGAGCGATTATCTTCaattctgtagagtgtcagctgtATTATACAGCTGACATCCGCTGCAGGTGGTGCTTGGCACCAACTACATAGATGTAGTGTTTCTGATGCCAAGTCATTAGAAGAAAACTTTgcattgcaaaaaggtaaaaattgTTGCGATATCCGCATCATAAATTGAAGAGGATTTTTCTCTGACGCATGTAAACGAGAATTCATAAAATGTCTCCTTCGCAATGCTGCTACTGGAATATGTAGCTGATTTTCCACACCAAGATTTGCTGGGTAAGGCTAGttacacacttgcgttgaacggtatccattgcattgcgttgcgtGACTGATGCAACtggtgtgttgcatatagtggcacaacggatgcaacggatcatacaaaacaacagaatccgttttgtgttttgttttttttttacagttttaccagcgtcaaactattgtgaacgatcagctgatcgctcacagtagccggccgccggatgatcagcttttcgctcacagtagccggccgccgggtgatcagctgattgctcacagtagccggccgccggttgatcagctgatcattcggccgtTGAGAATGTATGCGGGGAGTGGAGTGCACGGTTGgtcgagccgagcggggccattgccctgaggacgtcagtgccgcggggactgcatggctggggacaggtgtgtgtgtgtgtgtgtgtgtgtgcacgtgtgtacatgcggagcgcgggagggggcggagccgagcggggaagtgtcgtgctccctgcacacgtagccagggtaaatatcgggtaactaagcaaagcactttgcttggttacccaatatttaccttggttaccaacgtacaccgcttagcgctggttccttgctcacgtagccagggtaaatatcgggtaaccaagcaaagcgctttgcttagtaacccgatgtgtatcctggtttcgtgtgcagggagccagagagagcatgcgcagtgaaatcctaaggattccgctgctcagaaAACGTTACATGTTGCAttgcttccgcccggcggaagcaacgcagagtcggccggcggaagcaacgcaggtacttttggcacaatccgtcatccatacaagtctatgggagacagcggaatccgttaacgaattccgctgttttccaaaagggcggattgtgacggaaggtaattaacgcaagtgtgaaagtaccctaataccCCAGTTGAAATGTAGCGATTAGGATTTCCATGaatgtaaaaagaaaagaaaaaaaaaaaaacagtaaagacGATACATTTTCATTATAAAAATGTAAGATATAAAGCCATTTAACCAGTGTCACA is part of the Anomaloglossus baeobatrachus isolate aAnoBae1 chromosome 9, aAnoBae1.hap1, whole genome shotgun sequence genome and encodes:
- the EIF3K gene encoding eukaryotic translation initiation factor 3 subunit K — encoded protein: MASFEQMRANVGKLLRGIDRYNPENLSTLERYVETQAKENAYDLEANLAVLKLYQFNPAFFQTTVTAQILLKALTNLPHTDFTLCKCMIDQTHQEERPIRQILYLGDLLETCHFQAFWQALDENLDLLDGITGFEDSVRKFICHVVGITYQHIDRWLLAEMLGDLSEPQLRVWMSKYGWTEAENGKIFICNQEENIKPKNIVEKIDFDSVSGIMASSQ